A genomic region of Thermodesulfobium narugense DSM 14796 contains the following coding sequences:
- a CDS encoding CGGC domain-containing protein — translation MKKIAILSCQMIRSQNLCPADTKCLTALMRREGWFDRYKDEEVHLLGIMDCGGCTGDRVVCALTLLKMQLDALKENIDTLFIATCIMNFCPYRDEIIATAKEKSGVEVIVGTHKYALPQIFKS, via the coding sequence ATGAAAAAAATCGCTATTTTATCATGTCAAATGATTAGGAGTCAAAATCTTTGTCCTGCTGACACAAAGTGCTTGACAGCTCTTATGAGAAGAGAGGGTTGGTTTGACAGGTACAAGGATGAAGAAGTTCATCTTCTTGGAATAATGGATTGCGGTGGATGCACTGGTGATAGGGTAGTGTGCGCACTTACTCTATTAAAAATGCAGCTTGACGCATTGAAAGAAAACATTGATACGCTGTTTATAGCCACATGCATAATGAACTTTTGCCCATATAGGGATGAAATAATAGCAACAGCAAAAGAAAAATCAGGAGTAGAAGTAATTGTGGGAACGCACAAATATGCACTCCCACAAATCTTTAAGAGCTAA
- a CDS encoding aminotransferase class IV, with protein sequence MCQFIETIKLYNSNYFNLEYHQRRVDLTQKKFFGISNLDLERILPDPEDFARGVYKLRIVYSEKLESVDISKYNVKSLKALRLVFSNEIDYSYKFSDRGIFDNLKKCCKSFEEILIIKNNLVTDTSFSNIALYKNGIWYTPESYLLNGTKRQSYLDKGILKEAEITLEKIFLYEKISLINAMLDLGDICIDVRDLIFVLK encoded by the coding sequence ATGTGCCAATTTATTGAAACCATAAAATTATACAATTCAAATTATTTTAATCTCGAATATCACCAAAGAAGAGTTGACTTAACGCAGAAAAAATTTTTTGGAATTTCTAATTTAGATCTTGAAAGGATTTTGCCTGATCCGGAAGATTTTGCAAGAGGGGTTTATAAGTTGAGGATCGTTTATAGTGAAAAACTAGAAAGTGTAGACATTAGTAAGTATAACGTTAAAAGTCTGAAAGCCTTGAGATTAGTATTCTCTAATGAGATAGATTATAGTTATAAATTTTCTGACAGAGGAATCTTTGATAATTTAAAGAAATGTTGCAAAAGTTTTGAAGAAATCTTGATAATTAAAAACAATTTAGTGACTGATACATCTTTTTCTAATATTGCATTATACAAAAATGGAATATGGTATACGCCTGAAAGTTACTTGTTGAATGGAACTAAAAGACAGAGTTATTTAGACAAAGGCATCTTAAAGGAAGCAGAAATTACTTTGGAGAAAATTTTTCTCTACGAAAAGATATCTTTGATCAACGCAATGCTTGATTTGGGGGATATTTGTATAGATGTGAGAGACCTGATATTTGTGTTAAAATAG
- a CDS encoding CBS domain-containing protein has product MKVKDIMTTDVLMVGESATVADAIEFMKEKRVRSLIVDRHNDKDSYGIVTTSDIIFKTVGKKENLKSVKIGEIMTKPAISINSNSSIEDAVGMMADLKITHLPVIDKNQLVGIISNIDILYNL; this is encoded by the coding sequence ATGAAAGTAAAAGACATTATGACTACTGATGTCCTGATGGTAGGCGAATCTGCTACAGTAGCAGATGCCATAGAATTTATGAAGGAAAAGAGAGTCAGATCGTTAATAGTCGATAGACATAACGATAAAGATAGCTATGGAATAGTAACAACAAGCGATATTATCTTTAAGACTGTTGGTAAGAAAGAAAACTTAAAATCAGTTAAAATTGGGGAAATAATGACTAAGCCAGCTATCTCTATTAATTCAAACTCAAGCATTGAAGATGCAGTAGGCATGATGGCAGACTTAAAAATCACACATCTACCTGTAATAGACAAAAATCAACTGGTTGGGATAATATCTAATATTGATATTTTATATAATTTATAA
- a CDS encoding YtxH domain-containing protein, producing the protein MKRSNNVVSFSLGMIFGALLGSVAALFIAPKSGEETRAYVVDELTRLRDQAEEVLSDLSEISEQWATKAKQVIQEKIDSINDILKNAREAQEELSSEIDEDYSEFLGEDTASVETKEDKAEEKKEDPSSSQEEKVSKVE; encoded by the coding sequence ATGAAACGTTCTAACAATGTTGTTAGTTTTTCTTTGGGAATGATTTTTGGCGCTTTATTGGGTTCAGTGGCTGCGCTATTTATTGCTCCAAAGTCAGGTGAAGAAACGAGAGCTTATGTCGTTGACGAACTTACAAGGCTAAGGGATCAGGCAGAAGAGGTTTTGTCTGACCTTTCTGAGATCTCTGAGCAGTGGGCTACAAAGGCAAAACAAGTAATTCAAGAAAAAATAGATTCAATAAACGATATTCTTAAAAATGCAAGAGAGGCACAGGAGGAGCTAAGTTCTGAAATTGATGAGGACTACAGCGAATTCTTAGGAGAAGATACTGCATCTGTTGAAACTAAAGAAGATAAGGCCGAAGAGAAGAAAGAAGACCCTTCTAGCTCCCAAGAAGAGAAAGTATCGAAGGTTGAATAA
- a CDS encoding DUF1858 domain-containing protein yields MDQITKDSNLLQVVKEFPETIPVFMSFGLGCIGCAVAKYETVEQGANGHGINADALVEELNKVISKKVSK; encoded by the coding sequence TTGGATCAGATAACAAAGGATTCTAATCTTTTACAGGTTGTGAAAGAATTTCCCGAAACCATCCCGGTATTTATGTCATTCGGTTTAGGTTGCATAGGATGTGCTGTTGCTAAATACGAAACGGTTGAACAGGGAGCAAATGGCCACGGAATAAACGCAGATGCCCTTGTAGAAGAATTAAATAAAGTTATAAGCAAGAAGGTCTCAAAATAA
- a CDS encoding HDIG domain-containing metalloprotein — MSERDKNIELLKKYLKKDYMIKHSIAVEAVMEAIALRFNKDVNLYATAGLMHDIDYEMTQNAPENHAIVGAKILRENGFAEEVCKIVQAHRKSRIDDIESFDEAAIVCSDAISGLVVASALIHPDKKLSSIDAEFICRRFYEKGFAKGANREKILICKYLPLELEQFAELAHSGMLKHSEELGL; from the coding sequence ATGAGTGAACGCGACAAAAATATTGAACTCTTAAAAAAATATCTCAAGAAAGATTATATGATAAAGCACTCCATTGCGGTTGAGGCCGTAATGGAGGCTATTGCACTAAGATTTAACAAAGATGTAAATCTATACGCGACTGCAGGTTTGATGCATGATATTGACTACGAGATGACCCAAAATGCTCCTGAGAATCACGCAATAGTTGGTGCGAAGATATTAAGAGAAAACGGGTTTGCCGAAGAAGTTTGCAAAATAGTTCAGGCTCATAGAAAAAGTAGGATTGATGACATAGAGTCGTTTGATGAAGCGGCCATCGTTTGTTCGGATGCAATAAGCGGTCTTGTGGTTGCTAGCGCGCTAATACACCCAGACAAGAAACTTAGTTCTATTGACGCTGAATTTATTTGCAGGAGATTTTATGAGAAAGGTTTTGCAAAAGGCGCAAATAGGGAGAAGATATTAATTTGCAAATACCTGCCTCTTGAATTAGAACAATTTGCTGAACTGGCACACTCTGGGATGCTAAAGCATTCAGAAGAGTTGGGGTTATAA
- a CDS encoding methylenetetrahydrofolate reductase, with the protein MNELRIKERYKNERTGFSLEFFPPKEKEHEEKFKETMRKYIELKPLFASITYGAGGTTQDKTFEIVKFVNSLKAFAVMPHLTCIGATKDSVNFLIKKYDDLGVFNILALRGDPPKNVENFDISKGEFKHAIDLVKYVREYFDHFSIGVAFYPEGHAQASSFEEDFEHCIEKMKLADFAISQMFFENSYFLRYRDLVAKRGVDITLVPGIIPIGNFEKIKEFAKFCKVEIPKRLEDIMSKASSHEDMKKAGIDFATQQCAELIKEGVKFFHFYTLNQFDLCSKVIKNFW; encoded by the coding sequence ATGAACGAATTGAGGATAAAAGAAAGGTATAAGAATGAAAGAACAGGTTTTTCTCTCGAATTTTTCCCTCCTAAAGAAAAAGAACATGAAGAGAAATTTAAGGAAACAATGAGAAAATATATTGAACTTAAGCCTCTTTTTGCCTCAATAACATATGGGGCAGGAGGGACAACGCAGGATAAAACCTTTGAAATTGTAAAGTTTGTCAACTCTCTAAAAGCCTTCGCTGTTATGCCACATTTGACCTGTATCGGCGCAACTAAAGATTCTGTAAACTTTCTGATAAAAAAGTATGACGATCTTGGCGTTTTTAATATTTTGGCTCTAAGAGGAGACCCACCAAAAAATGTTGAAAATTTTGATATTAGTAAAGGGGAGTTTAAACACGCTATTGATTTGGTAAAATACGTTAGGGAATACTTCGATCACTTCTCAATAGGGGTAGCCTTTTATCCTGAAGGGCATGCACAGGCAAGCAGCTTTGAAGAGGATTTTGAACACTGCATTGAAAAGATGAAGCTTGCTGACTTCGCAATAAGCCAGATGTTTTTCGAAAACTCATACTTTTTGAGATATAGAGATCTTGTTGCTAAAAGGGGAGTTGATATAACACTTGTTCCAGGTATAATACCTATTGGAAACTTTGAAAAGATAAAAGAATTTGCCAAGTTTTGTAAGGTAGAGATCCCAAAAAGATTAGAGGATATAATGTCAAAAGCTTCTTCTCATGAAGATATGAAAAAAGCTGGTATAGACTTCGCTACCCAGCAGTGCGCTGAATTGATAAAAGAAGGGGTTAAATTTTTTCACTTTTATACTTTGAATCAATTTGATTTGTGTTCAAAGGTTATAAAGAACTTTTGGTAA
- a CDS encoding serine hydroxymethyltransferase, with protein sequence MTDEEVFKAVMCELGRQRNGLELIASENFTSIAVLEAMGTVLTNKYAEGLPGKRYYGGCECVDIVEDLARERVKKLFGAQHANVQPHSGTQANLAVYFALLNPGDTYMGMRLDQGGHLSHGSQVTVSGKWFNVIHYGVRKDTETIDYDEVLDMAKKNKPKLIVAGASAYPRIIDFEKFSQIAKEVGAFLMVDMAHIAGLIATGFHPSPVPYADVVTSTTHKTLRGPRSGFILCKEELKDKIDKSVFPGNQGGPLMHIIAAKAVAFKEAMTPGFKKYAEQIVKNAKALAETLNSRGLRLVSGGTDNHLILIDMRASNISGKDAEALFAKIGITVNKNSIPFDPEPPWKASGIRIGTPALTTRGMKEAEMIEIGNIMSDALDFRDDEQKLDELKKRVSELCLNFPLYPELDR encoded by the coding sequence ATGACAGATGAGGAAGTCTTTAAAGCAGTAATGTGTGAACTGGGAAGACAAAGAAATGGTCTTGAGTTGATTGCTTCAGAAAATTTTACTTCGATTGCAGTGCTTGAAGCTATGGGCACTGTTTTGACAAACAAATATGCAGAAGGCCTTCCAGGGAAAAGATACTATGGTGGTTGTGAGTGCGTAGATATTGTTGAAGACCTTGCAAGAGAAAGAGTAAAAAAACTTTTTGGCGCACAGCACGCAAACGTTCAACCTCATTCTGGGACCCAGGCAAATCTTGCAGTATATTTCGCACTTTTAAACCCTGGAGATACCTATATGGGCATGAGGCTCGATCAGGGTGGACATCTCTCTCACGGGAGCCAGGTGACAGTTTCTGGAAAGTGGTTTAATGTAATTCACTATGGGGTAAGAAAGGATACTGAGACTATTGATTATGATGAAGTTTTAGACATGGCAAAGAAAAACAAGCCAAAACTTATTGTTGCAGGAGCAAGTGCCTATCCTCGTATTATTGATTTCGAAAAATTTTCCCAGATAGCGAAGGAAGTAGGAGCTTTTCTTATGGTTGATATGGCACACATTGCTGGACTGATTGCAACAGGTTTTCATCCTTCTCCGGTACCATATGCAGACGTGGTAACTTCTACGACCCACAAGACCCTCAGGGGACCCAGATCTGGCTTCATCCTTTGCAAAGAAGAACTTAAAGATAAGATTGATAAATCGGTTTTTCCCGGAAATCAAGGTGGTCCTTTGATGCACATAATAGCGGCAAAAGCTGTGGCTTTTAAAGAAGCTATGACTCCAGGATTTAAAAAATATGCAGAACAAATAGTAAAAAATGCTAAGGCCTTGGCTGAAACTCTGAACTCTCGCGGGTTGAGACTGGTAAGTGGTGGAACGGATAATCACCTTATATTAATCGATATGAGGGCTTCAAATATTTCTGGAAAGGATGCCGAGGCGCTATTTGCCAAAATTGGCATCACTGTAAACAAAAATAGCATACCCTTTGACCCTGAACCTCCATGGAAAGCAAGTGGCATTAGAATTGGCACACCTGCTCTAACTACCAGGGGGATGAAAGAGGCTGAAATGATAGAAATTGGCAATATAATGTCGGATGCCCTAGATTTTAGGGATGATGAGCAAAAATTAGACGAACTAAAGAAAAGGGTAAGTGAACTTTGCCTTAATTTCCCATTATATCCGGAGCTTGATAGATGA
- a CDS encoding L-threonylcarbamoyladenylate synthase: MKDYLYKRISDQIKNQKIGIVPTDTLFALTGDARSEEVASRIFDVKRRLPDKSFPVFVPSLNWLLEKANFKYVDLEIFLRLSSIFWPGPLTIVSRVFFDFKLSEKVVLDNFLALRVVSHPVINKIFEDINFPIIGTSANISGKINPLSQDEFDKTLLKGIDFFAQGELIYYVPSTVVKLDSNVEVLREGVIKKGVLEKVLSRK, translated from the coding sequence TTGAAAGATTACCTTTATAAAAGAATTTCTGACCAAATTAAGAATCAAAAAATTGGTATAGTCCCTACTGATACGCTTTTTGCTCTAACAGGAGATGCAAGATCTGAAGAAGTTGCTTCGCGTATCTTTGACGTAAAAAGAAGATTGCCTGACAAAAGCTTTCCAGTCTTTGTTCCCTCGCTGAACTGGTTACTTGAAAAGGCCAATTTTAAATATGTTGATTTAGAAATTTTCCTAAGGCTTTCTTCTATCTTTTGGCCTGGTCCTTTGACCATAGTCTCAAGAGTTTTTTTTGACTTTAAACTCTCTGAGAAAGTTGTGCTTGATAACTTTTTGGCTCTAAGAGTAGTTTCTCATCCTGTAATAAATAAGATTTTTGAAGACATAAATTTTCCTATTATAGGGACAAGTGCGAATATAAGTGGTAAAATCAATCCATTATCACAGGACGAGTTTGATAAAACGTTATTAAAAGGGATAGACTTTTTCGCACAGGGTGAGCTTATCTACTATGTTCCTTCTACAGTAGTAAAGCTAGACAGCAATGTTGAGGTTTTAAGAGAAGGAGTTATAAAAAAGGGCGTTTTAGAGAAGGTTCTTTCGAGGAAATAA
- a CDS encoding cation:proton antiporter yields the protein MEREVVLSFLPTFALILFLSKLSGNISARFGQPAVFGELLAGLIFGPAILNVVHMNEFIALFSEIGVIFLMFLAGLQTDLKELKRVGLAAFSSASFGVILPLFFGAIFSLYSGFGISESVFVGAVLTATSVSISAQTLMELGRLRSKVGMTILGAAVIDDVLGIIILSLVIAFELGRGNIYFLLFRIFSYLFLAILVAKVFLKRYLDFFSRLKVSRPLIAGSIVLILIYSWCAEVFGSLAAITGSYLIGTMISFTEYSERISDRMSTLTYSIFAPLFFFSVGLYVERGGLESALYLYAIVIFLIAVFTKIVGCGFGALITRFNFMDSLRVGTGMISRGEVAIIVATIGLTSSVLSRPVFSVLIVVAILTTVITPILLRALYRTERDL from the coding sequence TTGGAAAGAGAAGTTGTTTTAAGTTTTCTGCCGACCTTTGCTCTTATACTGTTTTTGTCAAAATTATCTGGAAATATAAGTGCAAGATTTGGTCAACCTGCAGTGTTTGGTGAACTTCTTGCAGGGCTTATATTTGGTCCTGCAATATTAAACGTTGTTCATATGAACGAATTTATAGCTTTGTTCTCTGAGATAGGAGTAATATTTCTAATGTTTCTTGCAGGCTTGCAGACCGATCTAAAGGAATTAAAAAGGGTTGGGTTGGCTGCCTTTTCTTCTGCAAGCTTTGGCGTGATACTGCCTCTTTTTTTTGGAGCCATCTTTTCTTTGTATTCTGGTTTTGGGATTTCAGAATCTGTTTTTGTTGGGGCTGTTTTGACAGCTACTTCTGTTAGCATTTCTGCACAAACTTTGATGGAGCTTGGGAGATTAAGAAGCAAGGTTGGTATGACTATATTAGGTGCTGCTGTTATTGATGACGTTTTAGGCATAATCATTCTTTCTCTGGTAATAGCGTTTGAACTTGGGAGAGGAAATATCTATTTTTTGCTCTTTAGAATCTTTAGCTATTTGTTTTTAGCTATACTTGTTGCCAAAGTTTTTCTCAAGCGATATCTGGATTTTTTCTCAAGACTAAAAGTTTCAAGACCTTTGATCGCTGGTAGCATAGTTCTAATATTAATATACTCTTGGTGCGCTGAAGTCTTTGGGTCTCTTGCCGCTATTACAGGATCGTATCTAATTGGCACTATGATTTCCTTTACAGAATATAGTGAGAGGATTTCTGACAGGATGAGCACGCTAACTTATTCCATCTTTGCGCCTTTATTCTTTTTCAGCGTAGGTTTATATGTTGAAAGGGGAGGATTAGAAAGCGCTCTTTACCTGTATGCGATTGTGATATTTTTAATTGCAGTTTTTACAAAGATTGTTGGCTGCGGTTTTGGCGCTTTGATAACCAGATTTAACTTTATGGACTCTTTAAGGGTAGGCACAGGAATGATTTCAAGAGGAGAAGTGGCTATAATAGTAGCTACTATTGGACTGACCAGCTCTGTTCTTTCAAGACCAGTTTTTTCTGTATTGATTGTTGTTGCCATACTTACAACTGTAATTACGCCTATTCTTCTAAGAGCTTTATACAGGACTGAGCGAGATTTATAA
- a CDS encoding rhomboid family intramembrane serine protease, producing MFPLWDNVYSWSFPWVTYILIMINCIVYVVDNMTNHQLNSLFSYNLSSDSISINLITYQFLHANFLHIFGNMWFLHVFGNNVEDKMGHFKFLFFYLLFGVFAALGQAAALSSNSAIIGASGSISGILGAYLVFFPRAKIKTLLILGIFPFIFSMPAFIWLILWFVGQYISAIFGLFIQSTNVAFFAHLTGFSVGIIVGFMFRNFEPRRIRRVV from the coding sequence ATGTTTCCTCTCTGGGATAACGTATATTCGTGGTCTTTTCCTTGGGTTACATATATTTTGATTATGATTAACTGTATAGTTTACGTTGTTGACAACATGACCAACCATCAGCTAAATAGCCTTTTTTCGTATAACTTATCAAGCGATTCAATTAGTATAAATTTAATTACCTATCAATTTTTGCACGCTAATTTTTTGCACATTTTTGGAAATATGTGGTTTTTGCACGTGTTTGGCAACAACGTAGAGGACAAAATGGGTCATTTTAAGTTTTTGTTTTTCTACCTTTTGTTTGGTGTATTTGCTGCCCTTGGTCAGGCTGCAGCTTTAAGTTCCAATTCTGCTATAATTGGAGCATCTGGTTCTATTTCAGGAATTTTAGGCGCTTATCTTGTCTTTTTTCCTCGCGCTAAAATAAAGACGCTTTTGATATTGGGGATTTTTCCTTTTATATTCTCTATGCCTGCCTTTATCTGGCTTATTTTGTGGTTTGTTGGGCAGTATATATCAGCAATATTTGGACTTTTTATCCAGTCAACAAACGTAGCCTTCTTTGCGCACCTTACAGGCTTTTCTGTTGGAATTATTGTTGGCTTTATGTTTAGAAACTTTGAACCTAGAAGAATTAGAAGAGTAGTGTGA
- a CDS encoding lysophospholipid acyltransferase family protein, with protein sequence MKYIRGIFAFLYMIISTFLVVLFAIYLHRYPKIKMVSLAIDVPKYWFKPLFFILGIKVKLVVKEKIPPAPVLFFATHRGNLDIPLLSYSLPGGVTYLAKEELFSVPILNIILDTIASIPIKREDAKNAIESLKETAKLLKSNVNVVIFPEGTRTSDGKIGTIKRGGIILAKNSNIPIVPVIINDGFKIYPKKSIFPNSGTVEIIVERPIYPEKYSSKELANMIGQIYKSYLGE encoded by the coding sequence ATGAAATATATAAGAGGAATATTTGCATTTTTATACATGATAATTAGCACTTTCTTAGTAGTATTGTTCGCCATTTACCTACACAGATACCCAAAAATAAAAATGGTTTCTCTTGCGATTGATGTTCCAAAATATTGGTTTAAGCCACTTTTTTTTATACTTGGAATAAAAGTTAAATTGGTAGTAAAAGAGAAAATTCCTCCTGCCCCCGTATTATTTTTTGCCACACACAGAGGAAACTTAGATATACCCCTTTTATCATATTCTCTTCCAGGGGGAGTAACGTACTTAGCAAAGGAAGAACTCTTTTCTGTGCCAATTTTAAATATCATTTTAGACACCATAGCTTCTATCCCCATAAAGAGGGAAGACGCAAAAAATGCTATAGAATCCTTGAAGGAAACGGCTAAATTATTAAAAAGTAACGTAAACGTTGTAATCTTTCCAGAAGGCACCAGAACCTCTGACGGCAAGATTGGGACAATAAAAAGAGGTGGAATAATTCTAGCAAAGAACTCAAATATTCCCATTGTGCCTGTAATTATTAATGACGGCTTCAAAATTTATCCAAAAAAAAGCATTTTCCCAAATTCTGGAACAGTAGAGATAATAGTTGAAAGGCCAATTTATCCTGAAAAATATTCTTCAAAAGAACTTGCCAATATGATTGGCCAAATATACAAATCTTACCTTGGCGAATAG
- a CDS encoding HU family DNA-binding protein, with protein MIEIRERDLVRDISNEEEIGISKVRRIIATFLASIKNQVLLGKRVRIKGLGTFYLQQGFEGRPKIFFVDTSDEFDLDIELLRSDLVNLVSLKENLSKSIVDRVIKSFIYKLHKFDNSTETKISFKDFGFFIIKDRHIQYVPFD; from the coding sequence TTGATTGAGATTAGAGAAAGAGACCTTGTTAGAGATATATCAAATGAAGAAGAAATTGGTATTTCAAAGGTAAGAAGGATAATAGCTACCTTTTTGGCTTCTATAAAAAATCAAGTTTTGCTTGGTAAAAGAGTTCGAATAAAGGGGCTTGGAACGTTTTATTTACAACAGGGTTTTGAAGGAAGACCAAAGATTTTTTTTGTTGATACTTCTGATGAATTTGATTTAGACATAGAGCTTTTAAGATCAGATCTGGTTAATCTTGTATCTCTTAAGGAAAATCTTTCTAAGAGTATAGTCGATAGAGTTATAAAATCTTTTATTTACAAACTTCATAAGTTTGACAACTCGACCGAAACTAAAATATCTTTTAAAGATTTTGGTTTTTTTATAATTAAGGATCGCCACATTCAATACGTGCCTTTTGATTAA